In Tenebrio molitor chromosome 8, icTenMoli1.1, whole genome shotgun sequence, a genomic segment contains:
- the Neb-cGP gene encoding ATP synthase membrane subunit K, mitochondrial has protein sequence MAGGSEAAEEAKLTGLSKIFNGVTTRGRANVAMATYASVGLIIAYFVMKPKKKK, from the exons ATGGCGGGAGGTAGCGAAGCCGCCGAAGAAGCCAAGCTCACGGGGTTGAGCAAAATTTTCAACGGGGTTACCACACGAGGAAGGGCGAAT GTTGCAATGGCCACTTACGCTTCAGTAGGACTCATAATTGCttattttgtaatgaaacCAAAGAAGAAGAAGTAG
- the LOC138136296 gene encoding fidgetin-like protein 1: protein MAQLFESKIEVRFLKTGKMDSDDLDFLNNYQKSLFTDDNETPNQRAGIQRKCLAQMYNYGLTKLDEHSSCHLLERNLNKYYDILDGDPTKSTFLYNDRVKNILEECGVHTPVALKSNLSNVDVKSMLKPLPCSGSLVCPKSETFTESDVRNFLESVRKGKQEVPAVKQRTIAKSFAPQTSNRSQAFTRTKSEEAPKTNPFRTARDEFNAQNAKKFGNPGPSGQKRKLGIRRGVNSKFVPPMLSNYDSNEEQSKSEEWATEGDERLKNIDPKMVELIKSEIMDVGSAVEWNDIAGLEFAKTAIQEAVVWPMLRPDIFTGLRRPPKGILLFGPPGTGKTLIGKCVASQSKSTFFSISASSLTSKWVGDGEKMVRALFAVARCHQPAVIFIDEIDSLLSQRSETEHESSRRIKTEFLVQLDGATTDSEERLLVIGATNRPQELDEAARRRFVKRLYIPLPEYQARLQLTERLILRERHSLSGENFAEIAQLSDGYSGADIRNLCSEASLGPIRSIDMSMIEKIQADEVRPLVMDDFRKAFTRVRSSVSPKDLEQYTVWDKTYGSGL from the exons ATGGCGCAATTATTTGAAAGTAAGATTGAGGTTAGGTTTTtaaaaactggaaaaatgGATTCCgacgatttagattttttaaacaattaccAAAAGTCGTTGTTCACTGATGATAACGAGACGCCAAACCAACGAGCTGGGATTCAACGCAAGTGTTTAGCACAAATGTACAACTACGGCTTAACCAA ACTGGATGAACACAGTTCTTGTCATCTACTTGAGAGAAATCTAAACAAGTACTACGACATTTTGGACGGGGACCCGACGAAGAGTACTTTTTTGTACAACGATCGTGTGAAAAATATCCTGGAAGAGTGCGGCGTCCACACTCCCGTGGCTCTCAAAAGCAATTTGTCGAACGTCGATGTGAAATCTATGCTAAAACCGCTACCTTGCAGTGGGAGTTTGGTCTGTCCTAAATCAGAAACTTTCACTGAGAGCGACGTGAGAAACTTCCTGGAGTCTGTGCGTAAAGGCAAACAGGAGGTGCCTGCTGTGAAACAGAGAACCATCGCCAAAAGCTTCGCTCCCCAGACGTCCAACAGAAGCCAAGCATTTACCAGGACCAAATCAGAAGAGGCCCCGAAGACGAATCCGTTCAGAACTGCAAGGGACGAATTCAACGCGCAGAATGCCAAGAAATTCGGAAATCCTGGACCTTCAGGACAAAAACGCAAATTGGGAATTCGGCGAGGCGTCAATAGCAAGTTTGTCCCACCCATGTTGTCAAATTACGACAGCAATGAAGAACAATCGAAGAGCGAAGAGTGGGCTACGGAGGGCGACGAACGCCTCAAAAACATCGACCCCAAGATGGTGGAACTGATCAAATCTGAAATCATGGATGTTGGCAGTGCTGTCGAGTGGAATGATATTGCAGGGTTGGAGTTCGCCAAAACCGCGATCCAGGAGGCGGTGGTGTGGCCCATGCTCAGACCTGACATTTTCACGGGGTTAAGGCGCCCCCCCAAAGGGATTTTGTTGTTTGGGCCTCCTGGCACAGGCAAAACTTTGATAG GTAAATGTGTCGCTTCTCAGAGCAAGTCGACCTTCTTCAGTATAAGCGCATCGTCCTTGACGTCAAAATGGGTGGGCGACGGCGAGAAGATGGTGCGAGCGTTGTTTGCAGTGGCTCGTTGCCACCAACCTGCGGTGATCTTCATCGACGAGATCGACTCGCTCTTGTCCCAAAGAAGCGAAACCGAACATGAAAGCTCCAGGAGGATCAAGACGGAGTTTCTGGTGCAGCTAGATGGCGCCACCACCGATAGCGAAGAGAGGCTGTTGGTGATCGGGGCGACGAACCGGCCCCAAGAACTAGACGAGGCCGCCAGGAGGAGATTCGTGAAGAGATTGTACATTCCCCTGCCCGAGTATCAA GCGCGTCTGCAGTTGACGGAGAGGTTGATATTAAGGGAGAGACACAGTTTGAGTGGTGAAAATTTTGCGGAAATTGCACAACTGTCTGATGGATATTCTGGGGCTGACATAAGGAATCTCTGCTCGGAGGCGTCTTTGGGGCCCATCCGGTCCATCGACATGAGTATGATCGAAAAAATTCAAGCTGACGAG GTTCGCCCCCTTGTTATGGACGACTTCCGCAAGGCGTTCACGAGAGTCCGGTCGAGTGTGTCTCCCAAAGATTTGGAACAGTATACAGTGTGGGATAAAACTTACGGGTCaggtttataa
- the Mvb12 gene encoding multivesicular body subunit 12B, producing MLKSSAEHKILKLLPNNKPITAIQIVENLDKCPKGFHPISRTYDQDQDADLRESSIFKSSSARYLCVSKTEGLPDFVVQEIFVLTDKFNPPRGFSLLNRTVDSEQKAWKKKQLCYKLVNAKEAKVAITDIIVCSRLKKAPEGFKLAGELNGVTVCFKMGNVQDSQTSPDANSRNVAGSPPDRPSRPAPPLAGGGPMYPSIGTEGGDHDYEILKPPGYPTRPAPRPPPPVPRQNSATATTVSTVNNLDGVPFVINPKFLNSSTADRFQFPVIRAKTMQQILNEYDYPFSVERQT from the exons ATGTTAAAATCATCCGCGGAGCATAAAATACTGAAATTGTTGCCGAACAACAAGCCCATCACAGCAATTCAA ATCGTCGAGAACTTGGACAAATGCCCCAAGGGATTCCACCCCATCAGCAGGACCTACGACCAAGACCAGGACGCTGACCTGAGGGAGAGCTCAATTTTCAAGAGCAGCTCGGCCAGATACCTTTGCGTGTCGAAAACTGAAG GTCTGCCCGATTTTGTGGTACAAGAGATTTTCGTGTTGACTGACAAGTTCAACCCGCCGAGGGGTTTCAGTTTGCTGAATCGGACTGTAGACAGCGAACAGAAAGCCTGGAAGAAGAAGCAGTTGTGTTATAAGTTGGTGAATGCGAAGGAGGCGAAGGTCGCGATTACGGATATCATCGTTTGCAGCCGGCTAAAGAAGGCACCTGAAGGGTTCAAGCTAGCGGG CGAGCTAAACGGCGTCACCGTCTGTTTCAAAATGGGCAATGTCCAAGACAGCCAGACCAGCCCCGACGCGAACAGTCGCAACGTGGCCGGTAGCCCTCCTGACAGGCCATCCAGACCCGCTCCACCCCTGGCGGGCGGCGGCCCCATGTACCCGAGCATCGGTACCGAAGGCGGCGACCACGACTATGAAATTCTAAAACCGCCAGGCTACCCCACACGACCGGCACCGAGACCGCCGCCGCCCGTTCCCCGTCAGAATTCCGCCACTGCCACGACGGTAAGCACAGTCAACAATCTGGACGGAGTGCCGTTCGTGATCAACCCGAAGTTTTTGAATTCGAGCACTGCCGACAGG TTTCAGTTTCCCGTCATCAGGGCGAAGACAATGCAACAAATCCTGAACGAATACGACTATCCGTTCAGCGTCGAAAGACAAACTTAA
- the LOC138136297 gene encoding box C/D snoRNA protein 1, with protein MDSETPSPSCSTSSDDSSSKPNNRLGSCEVCSKQNARYCCPRCEIKTCSLNCNRIHKLEVECNGIRDKTKFIPINKFTNLDLASDYRLLEETTRVVEVSKKGRSGLGFPLNKRFRRLEKEALKRKMVLKFLPKTFVRHKNNSTYFNIEKELIEWHVEWIFVNSENFKISENNVPENVRLSLLLDKYLSKQEDVELQEKLQYYQSADLPGIKILLQAEQKSGKKFYELDPTFTLKDCLKNKIIIEYPVIHLVLKDHGNCYDIVDSDDEDCKREVQNRGKSGEEVINKIIKRAESDGSLYDSFRNLMFATEGSNEDSD; from the exons ATGGACAGCGAGACGCCTTCACCCTCGTGTTCGACGTCCAGCGACGACTCATCTTCAAAACCGAACAACAG ATTGGGAAGTTGCGAAGTTTGCTCCAAACAAAACGCCAGATATTGTTGTCCGAGGTGCGAGATAAAAACCTGTTCGCTGAATTGCAATAGAATTCACAAATTGGAAGTCGAGTGCAACGGGATTAGAGACAAGACGAAGTTTATTCCGATCAACAAATTCACGAATTTGGACTTGGCGAGCGACTATCGCCTTCTCGAGGAGACGACCCGAGTGGTAGAAGTTTCGAAAAAAGGAAGATCTGGATTGGGGTTTCCTCTAAATAAA AGGTTTCGACGGTTGGAAAAAGAAGCGCTCAAGAGAAAAAtggttttgaaatttttaccaaaaactTTTGTCAGGCACAAGAATAACAGTACTTATTTTAATATAGAGAAGGAATTGATCGAGTGGCATGTTGAGTGGATATTTGTCAACagtgagaattttaaaataagtgaGAACAATGTGCCTGAAAATGTCAGGCTTAGTTTGTTACTTGACAAGTACTTGAGTAAACAAGAAGATGTTGAGTTGCAAGAGAAATTGCAATATTATCAGTCGGCAGATCTGCCaggaataaaaatattgttgcaagCGGAACAAAAATCTGGGAAAAAGTTTTATGAACTTGACCCAACCTTCACACTGAAGGActgcttaaaaaataaaataataatcgaaTATCCTGTGATTCACCTAGTCTTGAAGGATCATGGCAACTGTTATGACATTGTGGATTCAG ATGATGAAGATTGTAAAAGAGAGGTACAGAACAGAGGGAAGAGTGGAGAGGAAGTTATAAACAAGATAATAAAAAGAGCTGAGAGTGATGGTAGTTTGTATGACTCATTTAGGAACTTGATGTTTGCGACAGAAGGTTCAAATGAAGACTCAGATTAA